A part of Aegilops tauschii subsp. strangulata cultivar AL8/78 chromosome 2, Aet v6.0, whole genome shotgun sequence genomic DNA contains:
- the LOC109736045 gene encoding noroxomaritidine synthase 1-like, translating into MPILFSQELPIYTLLVLLVLPLYYLYSRASCRSNNPAVLPTNWPILHMLPSLVANLHNLHDYFTLVLARSGHSFRAHGPPGTGMRLFVTCDPANVRHIFTTNYTNFPKGAEFAAIFDIMSGSIFTIDGEPARRQRTKIKSVLSSPWLVARMEAGCRDKVENSLLPLFTHMASTGTPFNVQELMSRFMFDMATIPLFGVDPGLLSWDMPPMDAAVAMDTIMEVAFFRVMMPSSCWKLMRWLNIGTERKLQVAHKVLGEFVREMLERRKINTCRLGNAEEQEGVDIRSCFINDPDYADDDLAHAMIISYMLAARDTVGTTLTWVFYNLAKNPSIVSIIRNELSPIASHKVASGAGAMLIFEPDETKSLVYLRAVLYETLRLYPPAPLERKMVAGNDIMPSGHEVHTGDTIFISLYSMGRMEGVWGNDCLDYNPDRWIVNDGNNLRYVPSHKFLAFNSGPRMCLGKDIAIMQMKTIIASTLWNFDVQLMEGQSIQPKPSCILEMKNGLIVKLNKRVI; encoded by the coding sequence ATGCCAATTCTGTTCTCGCAAGAGCTGCCCATCTACACACTACTAGTGCTGCTTGTTCTCCCCCTGTACTACTTGTACTCGAGGGCTAGTTGTAGATCAAATAACCCAGCAGTGCTCCCAACAAACTGGCCAATACTGCACATGCTCCCTTCCTTGGTGGCCAACCTCCATAACTTGCATGATTATTTCACCCTAGTCCTCGCTCGATCAGGCCACAGTTTCAGAGCGCACGGCCCACCCGGGACCGGGATGCGGTTGTTCGTCACATGCGATCCTGCCAACGTCCGGCACATCTTCACGACGAACTACACCAACTTCCCCAAGGGCGCAGAGTTTGCTGCAATCTTCGACATCATGAGCGGCAGCATCTTTACCATCGACGGTGAGCCAGCTCGTCGGCAGCGCACGAAAATCAAGAGCGTACTCAGCAGCCCGTGGTTGGTTGCTAGGATGGAGGCTGGCTGCCGCGACAAGGTGGAGAACAGCCTCCTCCCGTTGTTTACGCACATGGCCAGCACTGGCACCCCATTCAACGTGCAAGAACTAATGTCCAGGTTTATGTTTGACATGGCTACTATACCTCTCTTTGGCGTGGACCCTGGTCTCCTGTCCTGGGACATGCCGCCCATGGATGCCGCGGTTGCCATGGACACGATCATGGAGGTGGCCTTCTTCCGAGTCATGATGCCGTCTTCTTGTTGGAAGTTAATGAGGTGGCTAAATATTGGCACCGAGAGAAAGCTCCAAGTGGCACACAAGGTGCTAGGAGAGTTTGTCAGGGAGATGTTGGAGAGGAGGAAGATCAACACATGCCGTCTTGGTAATGCTGAGGAACAAGAGGGTGTGGATATTAGATCTTGCTTCATCAACGACCCAGACTACGCGGACGACGACTTGGCCCATGCGATGATCATTAGCTACATGCTCGCTGCAAGGGACACAGTTGGAACGACCTTGACATGGGTTTTCTACAACCTTGCGAAGAACCCTAGCATCGTTTCAATCATCCGCAACGAACTCTCACCCATTGCATCACACAAAGTAGCGTCCGGTGCCGGTGCCATGCTGATCTTTGAGCCGGACGAGACCAAATCTCTTGTCTATCTAAGAGCGGTCTTGTACGAGACTCTCAGGTTGTACCCACCAGCACCTCTCGAGCGCAAGATGGTGGCCGGCAATGATATCATGCCGAGTGGCCATGAGGTGCACACCGGCGACACCATCTTTATTTCTCTCTATTCCATGGGGAGAATGGAGGGTGTGTGGGGTAATGACTGCCTCGACTATAACCCAGATAGGTGGATCGTGAATGATGGCAACAACCTGAGGTACGTACCATCTCACAAGTTCTTAGCCTTCAACTCAGGCCCAAGGATGTGCCTCGGCAAGGACATTGCAATTATGCAGATGAAGACTATCATCGCCTCAACACTTTGGAACTTTGATGTGCAGTTGATGGAAGGGCAAAGCATCCAGCCCAAGCCGTCTTGTATACTGGAGATGAAAAATGGGCTCATAGTTAAGCTGAACAAGCGAGTCATTTAA